Proteins encoded by one window of Methanobacterium sp. CWC-01:
- the purQ gene encoding phosphoribosylformylglycinamidine synthase subunit PurQ: protein MKVGIIRFPGSNCDRDVFHALGLVECEGEYIWWNQRDLSKFDAIVIPGGFSYGDYLRAGAIAAITPVIDGIKAAVKEDKPVLGICNGAQILAEVGLVPGVFTLNEKAQFICQWEEMEVKTTRTPFTSLYKKGETIRMPIAHAEGRYFNPLIDDLKDQDQVVLSFVESNPNGSIESITGVCDLEGRVCAVMPHPERASESVLGSDDGLKFFKGLVNY, encoded by the coding sequence ATGAAGGTGGGTATAATCCGTTTCCCAGGTTCTAACTGCGATCGAGACGTTTTTCATGCCCTGGGACTGGTAGAATGTGAAGGTGAATATATCTGGTGGAACCAGCGAGATTTATCTAAATTCGATGCCATAGTAATACCCGGAGGATTTTCCTATGGAGATTACCTACGAGCCGGCGCTATAGCCGCCATCACCCCGGTTATTGATGGAATAAAGGCAGCAGTTAAAGAAGATAAGCCTGTCCTTGGAATTTGCAACGGTGCTCAGATCTTAGCAGAAGTGGGTTTGGTTCCGGGAGTTTTCACTCTCAATGAGAAAGCCCAGTTCATCTGTCAGTGGGAAGAGATGGAAGTTAAAACCACCAGAACGCCGTTCACCAGCCTCTACAAGAAAGGAGAAACTATAAGGATGCCAATAGCCCATGCTGAGGGGCGTTACTTTAACCCGCTAATTGATGATCTTAAGGACCAGGATCAGGTGGTGCTCAGCTTCGTGGAAAGCAATCCCAATGGATCTATAGAATCCATAACGGGAGTGTGTGACCTGGAAGGTAGAGTTTGTGCGGTTATGCCTCATCCCGAGCGGGCCTCAGAGTCTGTTCTTGGATCAGATGATGGTTTAAAGTTTTTCAAAGGCCTGGTTAATTATTAA
- a CDS encoding acyl-CoA thioesterase: MLNIVVTPRFGDTDGLRHINNITLAEWFELARNPLYRFFTPDLDLSYEKWKLIMVRTEFDFLGQMYYGCDVHIKTYISKIGNTSFVTAHEAWQNGHLRAQGKAVLVHFDFMEQKSKFIPDSIRKMLMEHLVDEEKE; encoded by the coding sequence ATGTTAAATATTGTAGTGACCCCCCGATTCGGAGATACAGATGGACTAAGACATATAAATAACATAACCCTTGCAGAATGGTTTGAACTGGCCAGAAATCCACTTTATCGTTTTTTCACTCCTGACTTGGATCTGAGTTATGAAAAATGGAAGTTGATCATGGTCCGCACCGAATTTGACTTTCTGGGGCAGATGTACTACGGGTGTGACGTTCATATTAAAACCTACATAAGCAAAATCGGAAACACTTCCTTTGTCACTGCCCATGAGGCTTGGCAGAATGGCCATTTACGGGCCCAGGGAAAGGCAGTTCTTGTTCATTTTGATTTTATGGAACAGAAAAGTAAGTTCATCCCAGATTCTATCCGAAAAATGCTCATGGAACATCTGGTGGATGAAGAAAAAGAATGA
- the purC gene encoding phosphoribosylaminoimidazolesuccinocarboxamide synthase yields MKLEVGKLLYQGKAKDVYETDHPDQVMVKFRDDITAGDGQKKDKIGKKGYYNSIISAKFFLLLAEEGVETQYLDLPEPGYMLCKKLEMIPLEVIARNVAAGSLVRRFPFQEGQELDPPLIQMDFKNDEYHDPMLNDDIAKALGIVTQDDLDYIRRVTLKINKILKNFLESKGLMFPDFKIEYGRDKEGNIVLGDEISPDTCRFWDRETCDILDKDLFRKGESGVIEAYRRVAEIILDEDDLEKWSLDPE; encoded by the coding sequence ATGAAGCTTGAAGTGGGAAAGCTCTTATATCAAGGCAAGGCCAAGGATGTTTACGAAACCGACCATCCTGATCAGGTTATGGTTAAATTCAGGGATGATATAACAGCAGGTGATGGCCAAAAAAAGGATAAAATAGGCAAGAAAGGATATTACAATTCCATTATCTCCGCTAAGTTCTTCCTGTTATTAGCAGAGGAGGGTGTGGAAACCCAGTACCTGGATCTTCCTGAACCAGGTTACATGCTCTGTAAAAAATTGGAAATGATACCTCTGGAGGTTATAGCCCGTAATGTTGCTGCAGGAAGCTTAGTACGTCGTTTTCCGTTCCAAGAGGGGCAAGAATTGGATCCTCCCCTCATTCAGATGGACTTTAAAAACGACGAATATCATGATCCCATGTTAAACGATGATATCGCCAAAGCCCTCGGTATCGTTACCCAGGATGACTTGGACTATATCCGCAGGGTAACCCTGAAGATAAATAAAATACTAAAAAATTTTCTGGAAAGTAAAGGACTGATGTTTCCTGACTTCAAAATAGAATACGGTCGTGACAAAGAGGGAAATATTGTTCTAGGAGATGAGATCAGCCCCGATACCTGTCGCTTCTGGGATCGTGAAACCTGTGATATCTTGGACAAGGATCTCTTTCGCAAAGGAGAATCAGGAGTTATTGAGGCATATAGACGTGTAGCAGAAATAATTCTGGATGAAGATGATCTGGAAAAATGGAGTCTGGATCCTGAATAA
- the recJ gene encoding single-stranded-DNA-specific exonuclease RecJ encodes MNKKFPPESILRPLDRPMHKARELVENSEDIKILSHIDCDGISAGAILSSTLDRLELDHEVEFISLDMIPERKADNELTIFSDLGSGQNLDHFATSNSKVLILDHHPPLRKMGPCWRGEFIEINPNYFGMDGSYHVSGGGMSYLLAKKFGFEDLSWIGVLSAVGDMQNSLTGKLEGINQFILEDSTRRGLVRSFNDLAIYGRQTRPIYVALSYFGDVKLPITNNRNECLLLLKKLGIPSKNGRNPRTLSDLTQDEKMRLFSELVRMLTLEVPRKYAKYVPRLVSGDSYEFLKEERYSPLRDAGEFSTAVNACSRHDRPDIAFKVLKGNRKMALKDMEYLAKDHRSYLARQMDWLQEESRIKSLQNLQYFDGNGIKSNVIGTLAGMLLSYGDWKKPMIAFTEIGDEKDGLKVSLRCSRLLAYDGIHFGNVIKEVANKVGGTGGGHSVACGAYIPTKSKENFLKLFNQTINGLI; translated from the coding sequence ATGAATAAAAAATTTCCCCCAGAAAGCATTCTTCGGCCACTTGACCGACCCATGCATAAGGCCCGTGAATTGGTGGAAAATTCTGAGGACATCAAGATATTATCTCACATTGATTGTGATGGCATATCCGCAGGAGCAATTCTCTCCTCCACCCTAGATCGGCTGGAGCTAGATCATGAAGTAGAATTTATTAGTCTGGATATGATTCCAGAACGTAAAGCAGATAACGAACTGACCATATTTTCTGATCTTGGTTCTGGACAGAATCTGGACCATTTTGCCACTTCCAACTCCAAAGTTTTAATTCTAGACCACCACCCTCCTTTAAGAAAGATGGGACCATGCTGGAGGGGAGAGTTTATTGAAATTAATCCCAATTATTTCGGTATGGACGGGTCTTATCATGTTTCTGGAGGGGGTATGTCCTACCTACTGGCTAAAAAGTTCGGCTTCGAGGACTTAAGTTGGATTGGGGTTCTCAGTGCAGTTGGGGATATGCAGAATAGTTTAACTGGAAAGTTAGAAGGAATAAACCAATTTATACTGGAAGACAGCACCCGGAGGGGTCTGGTTCGATCATTTAATGATCTGGCTATTTACGGCAGACAGACTCGACCCATATACGTCGCTCTATCCTATTTTGGAGATGTTAAACTTCCCATAACTAATAATCGGAATGAATGTTTACTTCTACTAAAAAAACTTGGAATACCAAGTAAAAATGGCAGGAATCCGCGTACCCTCTCAGATTTAACACAAGATGAAAAAATGCGACTATTTTCAGAGTTAGTACGTATGTTAACCCTGGAAGTTCCCCGTAAATATGCTAAATATGTTCCACGTCTGGTCTCTGGTGATTCCTACGAATTTTTGAAGGAAGAGAGGTATTCTCCACTTCGTGATGCCGGTGAATTTTCAACGGCAGTTAACGCCTGCAGCCGGCATGATCGACCGGACATTGCCTTTAAAGTCCTTAAAGGTAACCGTAAAATGGCATTAAAAGACATGGAGTACTTGGCCAAGGATCATCGGAGCTATCTGGCCCGTCAAATGGATTGGCTCCAGGAAGAAAGCCGGATTAAATCTCTGCAAAACCTGCAATACTTCGATGGTAACGGGATAAAAAGTAACGTTATTGGAACCTTAGCCGGAATGTTGTTGAGCTATGGGGATTGGAAAAAACCCATGATAGCTTTTACTGAAATAGGGGACGAAAAAGACGGTCTAAAGGTTTCTTTACGCTGTTCACGGCTTTTAGCCTACGATGGAATCCACTTTGGCAACGTAATAAAAGAAGTGGCCAATAAAGTAGGAGGGACTGGGGGCGGACATTCTGTGGCTTGTGGTGCTTACATCCCTACCAAAAGCAAAGAAAACTTCCTTAAACTCTTTAATCAAACCATTAATGGTTTAATTTAG
- a CDS encoding AMP-binding protein, giving the protein MLFTEDTIGYFLEKGAEEHPDRDFMVYPDRDLRLSYKEFDDRVNLLAKGLLSIGIKKGDHVGIWALNVPDWLTFMFATAKIGVVLVTVNTAYRSHELAYVMEQSDMKALAIIDGFRDIDYVQTVYELVPELRTQERGELKSEKFPYLKSVIYIGPEKHRGMYNTPELMLLGKHTPDEEFVGIKESLDGDEVINMQYTSGTTGFPKGVMLSHINILNNGYYIGERQKFTGKDRLCITVPLFHCFGIVLGIMATLTHGSTNVMVEVFDPLLVLAAVQKERCTALYGVPTMFIAEYSHPMFDMFDLSSLRTGIMAGSTPPIEAMKKVVNDMHMTEVTSVYGLTEGSPGFTQTSTNEPFDKRVETVGKALPECEVKIVDPETGKTLGPNETGEICCKGYNVMKGYYKMPEKTREVIDEDGWLHSGDLATVDEEGYYSIVGRIKDMIIRGGENIYPREIEEFLYTMPGILDVQVVGIPDDKYGEIVGAFIILADGADLTEEDVRDFALTKIARYKVPKHVFFVDEFPLTASGKIQKFKLRDQAVELLEKRKVQEDDIN; this is encoded by the coding sequence ATGCTTTTCACTGAAGATACCATAGGATATTTCCTGGAAAAGGGGGCTGAAGAACACCCCGATAGAGACTTTATGGTCTATCCTGACCGAGATCTACGATTAAGTTATAAAGAATTTGATGATCGAGTAAACCTTCTGGCTAAAGGGTTATTGTCCATTGGGATTAAAAAGGGCGATCATGTGGGTATATGGGCCCTTAACGTACCGGACTGGCTTACTTTTATGTTTGCCACCGCCAAAATTGGGGTGGTCCTGGTAACCGTTAACACCGCCTACCGCAGTCATGAACTTGCCTACGTGATGGAACAGTCTGATATGAAAGCATTGGCCATAATAGACGGCTTCAGAGATATTGACTATGTTCAAACCGTTTATGAACTGGTTCCTGAGCTGAGAACCCAGGAACGAGGGGAATTAAAAAGTGAGAAGTTCCCTTACCTAAAAAGTGTCATTTATATAGGTCCTGAGAAACATCGTGGTATGTACAATACACCTGAGTTAATGTTGCTTGGAAAACATACTCCTGATGAGGAATTCGTAGGTATAAAGGAGAGTTTAGATGGTGATGAAGTCATTAACATGCAATATACATCTGGAACCACTGGATTCCCCAAGGGGGTAATGTTATCACATATTAACATCCTTAATAATGGTTATTACATTGGGGAACGTCAGAAATTCACAGGAAAGGACAGACTATGTATCACTGTTCCTTTATTCCACTGTTTCGGTATCGTGCTGGGAATTATGGCCACCTTAACCCATGGATCCACCAACGTGATGGTGGAAGTTTTCGACCCACTGTTAGTACTGGCTGCAGTCCAAAAAGAACGGTGCACAGCCCTATATGGTGTCCCAACCATGTTTATAGCCGAGTACAGTCACCCCATGTTTGATATGTTCGATCTTTCCAGTCTGCGCACTGGTATCATGGCTGGTTCCACTCCACCCATCGAGGCCATGAAGAAGGTGGTCAACGACATGCACATGACCGAGGTGACCAGTGTTTACGGGCTCACCGAAGGTTCACCCGGATTCACCCAGACCAGTACCAATGAACCATTCGATAAACGAGTGGAGACAGTAGGCAAGGCCCTTCCGGAATGTGAGGTTAAGATTGTGGACCCTGAGACCGGGAAAACCCTGGGACCTAACGAAACCGGTGAGATTTGCTGTAAAGGTTACAATGTTATGAAAGGCTACTACAAAATGCCTGAAAAGACCCGAGAAGTTATTGATGAAGATGGATGGCTGCATAGTGGTGACCTGGCCACTGTGGATGAAGAAGGTTACTACTCCATAGTGGGCCGCATCAAAGACATGATAATCCGTGGTGGAGAAAACATCTACCCCCGGGAGATAGAGGAATTTTTGTACACCATGCCAGGTATTCTCGATGTACAAGTCGTCGGTATCCCTGATGATAAGTATGGTGAGATCGTTGGTGCTTTCATCATCCTGGCTGATGGAGCGGATTTAACCGAGGAAGATGTGCGAGATTTCGCCCTGACGAAAATAGCCAGGTATAAGGTTCCTAAACATGTTTTTTTTGTGGATGAATTCCCATTAACTGCCAGTGGTAAAATTCAGAAGTTTAAACTAAGGGATCAGGCTGTAGAATTACTGGAAAAAAGAAAGGTCCAGGAAGATGATATTAACTAA
- a CDS encoding signal recognition particle protein Srp19, with translation MADKDKTIIWPAYLDSKKSQREGRKIPINEAVSAPKLREIKQAAAKLGLNPFTEKGKSYPKSWWENSGRVIVDKRFTKRETILKISTLIKSSRS, from the coding sequence ATGGCAGATAAAGATAAAACCATAATCTGGCCGGCTTATCTGGACTCCAAAAAGTCCCAAAGGGAAGGGAGAAAAATTCCCATTAACGAGGCAGTTTCAGCACCCAAACTTCGTGAAATTAAGCAGGCCGCAGCGAAGTTGGGGTTAAATCCCTTCACTGAAAAAGGAAAATCATATCCCAAATCCTGGTGGGAAAACTCCGGAAGGGTAATTGTGGATAAAAGATTTACCAAAAGAGAAACCATTTTAAAGATCAGTACCCTTATTAAATCATCCAGATCATGA
- a CDS encoding uroporphyrinogen-III synthase, translating to MKRLEGRVIAVTRPRERAQVAVDIITREGGEALLAPTLELVMSRTESLLELCQHAKNLDWIIFTSPASLQSLFQYCPDFKYDLHHDCRIAAIGPRTQRVLEEYGLKAELVPEDYTAEGLLKVMAPLNLEGKIIGIPRTFSARDVLPEGLRKMGAQVLLAEAYKSTIPHDLKPVQDLMEGILNDEVDAITFTSPLTVHNLFEIAANRKKELIDHLKSGKIMIIAIGPITGYAIQEYDLPYIAPSKYTVEAMLDKMMEEMN from the coding sequence ATGAAAAGATTGGAAGGTAGGGTGATTGCCGTTACTAGACCCCGAGAGAGGGCACAGGTAGCGGTGGATATTATCACCCGAGAGGGTGGTGAAGCTCTGCTGGCACCTACACTGGAACTGGTGATGTCCCGCACCGAATCATTGCTGGAACTTTGCCAGCATGCTAAAAACCTGGACTGGATCATATTCACTTCCCCGGCATCACTGCAATCACTGTTCCAGTACTGTCCGGATTTCAAATATGATTTACACCATGATTGCAGGATTGCCGCCATTGGGCCACGCACCCAAAGAGTTTTAGAAGAATACGGATTAAAAGCAGAACTGGTGCCTGAAGATTACACAGCAGAGGGCCTTTTGAAGGTTATGGCCCCTTTAAATCTGGAAGGAAAAATCATAGGCATCCCTCGAACATTTTCGGCCCGAGATGTCTTGCCAGAGGGTTTGAGAAAGATGGGGGCTCAGGTTTTACTGGCTGAGGCTTATAAGTCCACCATACCCCACGACCTGAAACCAGTGCAGGATTTAATGGAGGGAATACTTAACGATGAAGTAGATGCCATAACCTTTACCAGCCCCCTAACTGTACATAACCTATTTGAAATTGCTGCTAACAGGAAAAAGGAACTTATTGACCATTTAAAATCTGGAAAAATTATGATTATTGCCATTGGACCCATAACTGGGTATGCAATCCAGGAATATGATTTACCCTACATTGCCCCCTCTAAATACACAGTAGAGGCCATGTTAGATAAAATGATGGAAGAGATGAATTAA
- the cobA gene encoding uroporphyrinogen-III C-methyltransferase, with amino-acid sequence MVVYLVGAGPGDPELVTIKAIKVLKEADVVIYDRLANEEILEEAAGAELIYVGKKAGAHHKTQDEINQILIDEGQKHDTVVRLKGGDPFVFGRGGEEMLALLDMGIEVEVIPGVTSAIGVPGTVGLPVTHRGVATSFTVVTGHEDPSKTESQVKWDFNADTIIILMGIGKLEENMQEILNYKDPKTPVCIIEKGTMPGQRIVTGTLEDITQKDVKPPALVIIGPVVDVYRKIRNKQ; translated from the coding sequence ATGGTAGTTTATTTAGTAGGTGCTGGTCCCGGTGACCCTGAACTGGTGACAATTAAAGCCATAAAAGTATTAAAAGAAGCTGACGTAGTGATTTATGACCGGCTGGCCAACGAGGAGATACTCGAAGAGGCTGCAGGCGCCGAGCTTATCTACGTGGGTAAAAAGGCCGGAGCTCATCACAAGACCCAGGATGAGATAAATCAGATATTAATTGATGAAGGTCAAAAACATGACACAGTGGTGCGCCTGAAGGGTGGAGATCCATTCGTCTTTGGTAGGGGTGGAGAGGAAATGTTAGCACTTTTGGATATGGGAATAGAAGTGGAAGTTATCCCTGGAGTCACCTCTGCCATTGGAGTTCCAGGGACAGTGGGATTACCAGTCACCCATCGTGGTGTGGCCACATCCTTTACTGTGGTAACTGGCCACGAAGACCCGTCGAAAACTGAAAGTCAGGTCAAATGGGACTTTAACGCGGACACCATCATAATACTTATGGGCATTGGTAAATTAGAAGAAAATATGCAGGAGATCCTGAACTATAAAGATCCAAAAACCCCGGTGTGCATCATTGAAAAGGGGACCATGCCTGGCCAGAGGATAGTAACGGGGACACTGGAAGATATTACCCAAAAAGACGTTAAACCTCCTGCTCTGGTGATAATTGGCCCTGTAGTCGATGTTTATAGAAAGATTAGAAATAAACAGTAA
- a CDS encoding winged helix-turn-helix transcriptional regulator: MKVFKKRGEITRFQILAEIARGDPHLRQKDIADKLGITIQAVSENIKSLSDEGLVETGRGHSRYKITKRGIEKVKKEALNLRKYADQVLDTMNTYKSVWPALARDDLQAGEMVWLKMEDGTLYAGKEKSPAHAEVLHDARKGEDVALSSLGGTIELEPGSVVIVKLPPINQGGSKKTDLDKVRKIYGEYEMDFDRVGIMGTVSRSVVDKVGIRPDFEFATPQATVAASRRGLNVLVFAVGKMTRSISRKLDEEAIKYVIEDVSIS, translated from the coding sequence ATGAAGGTTTTCAAAAAAAGAGGCGAAATAACTCGTTTTCAAATACTGGCTGAGATAGCTAGGGGGGATCCCCATCTACGCCAGAAGGACATCGCTGATAAACTGGGCATAACCATCCAGGCAGTTTCAGAAAATATTAAGAGCCTGTCTGATGAGGGTCTGGTGGAAACTGGTCGTGGACACTCCCGATACAAAATCACTAAAAGGGGTATTGAGAAGGTTAAAAAAGAGGCGCTGAATCTTCGTAAATATGCAGACCAGGTTCTGGATACCATGAACACCTACAAGTCAGTTTGGCCGGCACTGGCCCGGGATGATCTGCAGGCCGGGGAGATGGTCTGGCTGAAGATGGAAGATGGAACATTATATGCTGGAAAAGAAAAATCACCAGCCCATGCCGAAGTACTTCACGATGCACGTAAAGGGGAAGATGTGGCCTTAAGCAGTCTGGGTGGAACCATAGAACTGGAGCCAGGGTCAGTAGTAATAGTAAAACTTCCTCCCATAAATCAGGGCGGTTCCAAGAAGACAGATCTCGATAAAGTCCGCAAAATTTATGGAGAATATGAAATGGATTTTGACCGGGTGGGTATCATGGGAACCGTGTCTCGGTCGGTGGTGGATAAAGTTGGAATCAGGCCTGATTTTGAATTCGCAACCCCCCAAGCAACGGTGGCAGCTTCCAGAAGGGGACTTAATGTTCTGGTATTTGCAGTGGGTAAAATGACTCGTAGCATCAGCCGCAAACTGGATGAAGAGGCGATAAAGTACGTCATCGAGGATGTTTCTATTTCCTAG
- the purS gene encoding phosphoribosylformylglycinamidine synthase subunit PurS gives MKYHAEVRISLKKGMLNPEASTIQRALALLDYQVEDTKTIEIIKFSLEANSPDEAQKEVDQMCQRLLCNPIIHDYQIKVRPGDG, from the coding sequence ATGAAGTACCATGCCGAAGTAAGGATAAGTCTGAAGAAGGGTATGCTAAACCCGGAGGCTTCTACCATCCAAAGGGCTCTGGCCCTTTTAGATTACCAGGTAGAGGACACTAAAACCATAGAGATTATTAAATTCTCTCTGGAAGCAAATAGCCCGGACGAAGCCCAGAAAGAAGTTGACCAGATGTGCCAGCGACTTCTCTGCAATCCCATTATACACGACTACCAGATCAAAGTAAGGCCGGGAGATGGGTAA
- a CDS encoding ArsR/SmtB family transcription factor translates to MLKILWWLIAGSTGGPNRARIIMALHERPLNAHQLAERLELNYKTVRHHIKVMEENKIVTSSGPSTGKKQYGEIYFLSNLMEENYDTFKDIWSDLK, encoded by the coding sequence ATGCTCAAAATTCTTTGGTGGTTAATTGCAGGTTCGACTGGAGGCCCTAATCGTGCCAGGATAATTATGGCACTGCATGAAAGACCTTTAAATGCGCATCAACTTGCTGAACGTCTTGAATTAAATTATAAGACTGTCCGACACCACATTAAAGTCATGGAGGAAAACAAGATAGTAACATCTAGTGGACCTTCTACTGGTAAAAAGCAATATGGCGAAATATATTTTCTCTCTAATCTTATGGAGGAAAACTATGACACTTTCAAAGATATCTGGAGTGATCTAAAATAA
- the glmS gene encoding glutamine--fructose-6-phosphate transaminase (isomerizing), with protein sequence MCGIVGCILKDKKAAPILLDCVRRLEYRGYDSVGIATSSSSINIKKDSGKIDEVHEKLQLDELPGKVGIAHVRWATHGLPTRENAHPHTDCDNKIVLVHNGIIENYQELKDQLQEEGHHFRSDTDTEVIAHLVEKQMDGGNDFEEAVRGATQKIKGSYALAIIHADYPDTIIGVRKESPLILGVGDDDYFLASDVPAILEETNRVIYLDDDDIFIIRSDGIIIKDVNGHIKEKNIDVINWGPEMAQKGGYDHFMIKEIHEQPEAVRNTLSELDEIEKTVKNFSKINRLCFVACGTSYHAAMVGKYLFEELVGLPVDLALASEFEFSAGALRPDTLVIFITQSGETADTMKAMELAKGKSETLAIVNVMGSRATREADHVIYTRAGPEIGVAATKTYVSQLTCIYLLAACMARDNAILDELGKVPDYMTTVLEQEDFIKEISPQYRDAQDFFFIGRGFSYPTAMEGALKLKEITYIHGEGYAAGELKHGPLALISEGVPVVAVVPPGKSHDRTMGNVKEVKARGARVIGLGSQMDTNLRSESHDMMGLDDAISELISPLVYVVPLQLLAYYISVERGINPDQPKNLAKCVTVV encoded by the coding sequence ATGTGTGGGATTGTAGGATGTATACTTAAAGATAAAAAAGCAGCACCCATACTCTTAGACTGCGTACGGCGTTTGGAGTACCGGGGCTACGATTCGGTGGGCATAGCCACCTCATCATCATCAATTAATATCAAAAAAGACAGTGGTAAAATAGATGAAGTTCATGAAAAATTGCAATTAGATGAACTGCCGGGTAAGGTTGGAATTGCTCACGTTCGCTGGGCAACTCATGGGCTTCCAACCCGTGAAAATGCCCATCCACATACTGACTGCGATAATAAAATAGTCCTGGTACATAATGGCATTATCGAGAACTACCAGGAGCTTAAGGACCAGTTACAGGAGGAGGGCCACCATTTCCGCTCCGACACGGATACCGAGGTGATCGCTCATCTGGTCGAAAAACAGATGGATGGAGGAAATGATTTTGAGGAAGCTGTTCGTGGAGCAACTCAGAAAATTAAGGGCTCCTATGCCCTGGCAATTATTCACGCTGATTATCCGGATACCATCATTGGAGTCCGCAAGGAGAGTCCTCTTATTCTAGGGGTGGGGGATGATGACTATTTCCTGGCCTCAGATGTACCGGCCATACTGGAAGAAACCAATCGTGTAATCTATCTGGATGATGATGATATTTTCATTATTCGAAGTGATGGCATAATCATTAAGGATGTAAATGGTCATATAAAGGAGAAGAATATAGACGTTATTAATTGGGGCCCGGAAATGGCCCAGAAAGGTGGTTATGACCATTTCATGATTAAAGAGATACATGAACAACCGGAAGCAGTCCGTAATACCCTATCTGAACTTGATGAAATAGAAAAGACTGTTAAAAACTTTTCCAAGATTAATCGCTTATGTTTTGTGGCATGTGGTACTTCCTATCATGCAGCTATGGTTGGAAAATATTTATTTGAAGAGTTAGTTGGTCTTCCAGTGGATCTGGCATTGGCATCTGAGTTTGAGTTCTCTGCTGGTGCTCTTAGACCAGATACCCTAGTAATATTCATCACTCAGTCTGGTGAAACTGCGGATACTATGAAGGCCATGGAATTAGCCAAAGGAAAGTCAGAAACCCTGGCAATTGTTAATGTGATGGGGAGCAGGGCTACCCGTGAGGCTGATCATGTAATATACACTCGAGCCGGTCCTGAGATAGGGGTAGCTGCCACTAAAACCTATGTGAGCCAGTTAACTTGTATATATCTCCTGGCAGCATGTATGGCCAGAGATAATGCAATTCTGGATGAATTGGGGAAGGTTCCGGATTATATGACCACCGTTCTGGAACAGGAAGATTTTATAAAAGAAATCTCTCCCCAGTACAGGGATGCACAGGATTTCTTTTTCATTGGTAGAGGTTTTTCATATCCCACTGCCATGGAGGGCGCCCTTAAACTAAAGGAGATCACCTACATTCATGGAGAAGGATACGCTGCCGGTGAACTAAAACACGGGCCATTAGCCTTGATAAGTGAGGGAGTGCCAGTGGTAGCAGTGGTTCCTCCTGGCAAAAGTCATGATCGGACCATGGGCAATGTGAAAGAGGTTAAAGCACGTGGAGCTCGAGTAATAGGCTTAGGATCACAGATGGACACCAATTTACGTTCTGAATCCCATGATATGATGGGATTGGATGATGCCATCAGTGAATTGATTTCACCCCTTGTTTATGTGGTTCCCTTGCAATTACTGGCTTACTATATAAGCGTAGAAAGAGGCATAAATCCTGATCAACCCAAGAATCTGGCTAAATGTGTTACTGTGGTATGA
- a CDS encoding helix-turn-helix domain-containing protein has protein sequence MQERNTIGPKIRQLRESRDMTVEQLAESSQCNAELIKNLEEGALVPSLTPLLRIAKALGVRLGTFMDDHPQNGPFKLEADKHENLIRFSGKDATSDQSALDFYSLAYGKGDRHMEPFIIDVHPLQADEYKLSSHEGEEFIYVLKGSIEIFYGQQKFLLNEGDSIYYDSIVPHDLHAHQEDAKILAVVYASI, from the coding sequence ATGCAGGAAAGGAATACGATTGGACCAAAAATTCGACAATTAAGAGAAAGTCGTGACATGACCGTGGAACAACTGGCAGAAAGCAGCCAGTGCAATGCTGAACTAATAAAAAACCTGGAAGAAGGTGCACTGGTCCCATCTCTCACTCCTCTTTTACGGATTGCCAAGGCTCTGGGGGTACGTCTGGGAACCTTTATGGATGATCATCCTCAAAATGGTCCCTTTAAATTAGAAGCCGATAAACATGAAAATCTGATAAGATTCTCTGGTAAAGATGCTACCAGTGACCAAAGCGCCCTGGACTTCTATTCCCTGGCCTACGGTAAAGGTGATAGACATATGGAGCCTTTCATAATCGATGTCCATCCCCTGCAGGCCGATGAATATAAACTTTCCTCCCACGAGGGGGAGGAGTTTATTTACGTCCTCAAAGGAAGCATTGAGATTTTTTACGGACAACAGAAATTCCTGCTCAATGAGGGGGATAGTATATATTATGATTCCATTGTTCCTCATGATTTACACGCTCACCAAGAAGATGCCAAGATCTTAGCAGTGGTTTACGCATCCATATAA